One region of Zingiber officinale cultivar Zhangliang chromosome 7B, Zo_v1.1, whole genome shotgun sequence genomic DNA includes:
- the LOC122006732 gene encoding CSC1-like protein HYP1 isoform X4 — MIVSALLTSVGINLGISVLFFALYSVLRKQPCNIKIYAPRLVAEGRAQAPGRFSIETLLPSAGWVRKAWQPTEEDLYNSCGLDGVVFDRIFSFSLKVFSLAAIIGVFVLLPVNYLGDHLRDIDFSDLPNKSLDLFTISNVNDGSNWLWCHFSAAYIITGVMCYLLYATDAENIYRKLTHLKSIASSSRNQNRSGFFGLFGKRVDLVHNYSKKLEDIEQNVRLVQSDSRGEEVPAAFVSFKSRYGAAKALHIQQSVNPTEWVTEQAPEPHDVYWPFFSTSFMQRWISKLIILAASVLLIILFLLVVGIVQSLTYLEQLEALFPFLGKILKITVVSQIVTGYLPSLILHLVAALIPPIMKLFSAMQGYIALSEIERSACNKMLLFTIWFLFFANVLTGSVTSQIQLLFDPKTIPLILAVSVPAQASFFIAYVVTSWTSLSWALNRTIPLISDLVTRHFSKSKDELDIPSIPYHSEIPRILLFVLLGLTYFLLAPMILPFILIFFCMGYIIYRNQLFDVYQPKYDTGGRFWPVVHNSMIFSLVLMHVIAFGIFGLKKLPLASGLIVPLPVLTFLFNDYCRKRFLPVFNNFSAETLIKKDREDLNDPAMDEFFDKLVTAYRDPALMPIRRLNLNDDHSSPLLS, encoded by the exons ATGATCGTCTCGGCTCTTCTGACGTCGGTGGGGATCAATCTCGGAATCAGCGTCCTCTTCTTCGCCCTCTACTCCGTGCTCCGGAAGCAGCCGTGCAACATCAAAATCTACGCTCCTCGACTCGTCGCCGAGGGCCGTGCCCAAGCGCCCGGGCGATTTAGCATTGAAACCTTACTACCTTCGGCCGGTTGGGTTCGTAAGGCATGGCAACCCACCGAGGAAGACCTCTACAATTCGTGCGGCCTCGATGGAGTCGTCTTTGATCGAATCTTCAGTTTCAG CTTGAAGGTTTTTTCTCTTGCTGCAATCATAGGAGTATTTGTTCTCCTTCCCGTTAATTACTTGGGGGACCACCTTCGGGATATCGACTTTTCTGATCTTCCCAACAAATCTCTTGATCTGTTCACCATCTCAAATGTAAACGATGGCTCTAATTG GTTATGGTGTCATTTTTCTGCAGCTTACATAATAACAGGTGTCATGTGTTACCTTCTGTATGCT ACTGATGCGGAGAATATCTATAGGAAACTCACCCACCTGAAATCAATTGCCAGTTCCTCAAGAAATCAAAATCGTAGTGGCTTCTTTGGACTGTTTGGAAAACGTGTTGATCTTGTGCATAATTATTCGAAGAAATTGGAAGATATAGAACAAAATGTCAGATTAGTGCAATCAGATTCACGGGGAGAG gaaGTCCCTGCTGCCTTTGTTTCCTTCAAATCTCGTTATGGCGCAGCTAAAGCTCTTCACATTCAACAATCTGTCAATCCGACTGAATGGGTAACAGAACAAGCTCCTGAGCCTCACGATGTGTATTGGCCCTTTTTCTCTACATCATTCATGCAAAGATGGATTTCGAAGTTAATCATCCTTGCAGCATCTGTTCTATTAATAATTTTGTTCCTTTTAGTTGTTGGCATTGTTCAAAGTTTAACTTACTTGGAGCAATTGGAGGCTTTGTTTCCATTTTTGGGAAAAATATTGAAAAT AACTGTCGTCAGTCAGATTGTAACAGGTTATCTGCCTAGCCTCATCCTTCACTTGGTGGCAGCTCTTATACCGCCTATCATGAAGCTGTTCTCTGCAATGCAAGGATATATAGCCCTAAGTGAGATTGAGAGAAGTGCATGCAATAAAATGCTTTTGTTTACAATATGGTTCCTCTTTTTCGCAAATGTGCTCACTGGATCAGTTACAAGCCAAATACAGTTATTATTTGATCCAAAAACTATTCCTTTAATACTAGCTGTTTCTGTTCCTGCACAG GCTTCATTTTTCATTGCTTATGTGGTGACATCATGGACTAGCTTATCTTGGGCACTCAATCGCACGATCCCCCTTATCAGTGATCTCGTAACAAGACATTTTAGCAAGAGCAAGGATGAGCTTGACATACCATCGATCCCATACCACAGTGAAATACCAAGGATTCTATTATTTGTGCTCCTTGGCCTCACTTACTTCCTTTTAGCTCCAATGATATTGCCATTTATATTGATCTTCTTCTGCATGGGTTACATTATCTACAGGAATCAG CtatttgatgtgtatcaacctaAGTATGACACAGGTGGCAGGTTTTGGCCTGTGGTGCACAACTCGATGATATTCTCTCTTGTGCTTATGCATGTTATCGCATTTGGCATATTTGGGCTTAAGAAGCTACCCCTTGCCTCAGGCTTAATTGTGCCACTTCCAGTGCTTACTTTTCTGTTTAATGACTATTGTCGAAAGCGCTTTCTTCCTGTTTTCAACAATTTCTCTGCCGAG ACTTTGATAAAGAAAGATCGAGAAGATCTGAATGATCCAGCAATGGATGAGTTCTTTGACAAGCTCGTGACTGCATACCGTGATCCAGCATTGATGCCTATTCGTCGTTTGAATCTGAATGACGATCATAGTTCTCCCCTACTCTCATGA
- the LOC122006732 gene encoding CSC1-like protein HYP1 isoform X5, with product MIVSALLTSVGINLGISVLFFALYSVLRKQPCNIKIYAPRLVAEGRAQAPGRFSIETLLPSAGWVRKAWQPTEEDLYNSCGLDGVVFDRIFSFSLKVFSLAAIIGVFVLLPVNYLGDHLRDIDFSDLPNKSLDLFTISNVNDGSNWLWCHFSAAYIITGVMCYLLYAEYKYISEKRIAYFSSSKPQPHHYTILVRDVPLHAGNSINDTVRAFFMEYHPSDYLSNIVVCRTSKLQGLITDAENIYRKLTHLKSIASSSRNQNRSGFFGLFGKRVDLVHNYSKKLEDIEQNVRLVQSDSRGEEVPAAFVSFKSRYGAAKALHIQQSVNPTEWASFFIAYVVTSWTSLSWALNRTIPLISDLVTRHFSKSKDELDIPSIPYHSEIPRILLFVLLGLTYFLLAPMILPFILIFFCMGYIIYRNQLFDVYQPKYDTGGRFWPVVHNSMIFSLVLMHVIAFGIFGLKKLPLASGLIVPLPVLTFLFNDYCRKRFLPVFNNFSAETLIKKDREDLNDPAMDEFFDKLVTAYRDPALMPIRRLNLNDDHSSPLLS from the exons ATGATCGTCTCGGCTCTTCTGACGTCGGTGGGGATCAATCTCGGAATCAGCGTCCTCTTCTTCGCCCTCTACTCCGTGCTCCGGAAGCAGCCGTGCAACATCAAAATCTACGCTCCTCGACTCGTCGCCGAGGGCCGTGCCCAAGCGCCCGGGCGATTTAGCATTGAAACCTTACTACCTTCGGCCGGTTGGGTTCGTAAGGCATGGCAACCCACCGAGGAAGACCTCTACAATTCGTGCGGCCTCGATGGAGTCGTCTTTGATCGAATCTTCAGTTTCAG CTTGAAGGTTTTTTCTCTTGCTGCAATCATAGGAGTATTTGTTCTCCTTCCCGTTAATTACTTGGGGGACCACCTTCGGGATATCGACTTTTCTGATCTTCCCAACAAATCTCTTGATCTGTTCACCATCTCAAATGTAAACGATGGCTCTAATTG GTTATGGTGTCATTTTTCTGCAGCTTACATAATAACAGGTGTCATGTGTTACCTTCTGTATGCT GAGTATAAATATATATCTGAGAAGAGAATTGCATACTTTAGTTCTTCAAAACCACAACCACATCATTATACCATTCTTGTTCGTGATGTCCCTTTACATGCTGGGAATTCTATAAATGACACTGTTCGGGCATTTTTTATGGAGTATCATCCATCAGATTACTTGTCTAATATCGTGGTTTGTCGAacgagcaagcttcaaggtctcata ACTGATGCGGAGAATATCTATAGGAAACTCACCCACCTGAAATCAATTGCCAGTTCCTCAAGAAATCAAAATCGTAGTGGCTTCTTTGGACTGTTTGGAAAACGTGTTGATCTTGTGCATAATTATTCGAAGAAATTGGAAGATATAGAACAAAATGTCAGATTAGTGCAATCAGATTCACGGGGAGAG gaaGTCCCTGCTGCCTTTGTTTCCTTCAAATCTCGTTATGGCGCAGCTAAAGCTCTTCACATTCAACAATCTGTCAATCCGACTGAATGG GCTTCATTTTTCATTGCTTATGTGGTGACATCATGGACTAGCTTATCTTGGGCACTCAATCGCACGATCCCCCTTATCAGTGATCTCGTAACAAGACATTTTAGCAAGAGCAAGGATGAGCTTGACATACCATCGATCCCATACCACAGTGAAATACCAAGGATTCTATTATTTGTGCTCCTTGGCCTCACTTACTTCCTTTTAGCTCCAATGATATTGCCATTTATATTGATCTTCTTCTGCATGGGTTACATTATCTACAGGAATCAG CtatttgatgtgtatcaacctaAGTATGACACAGGTGGCAGGTTTTGGCCTGTGGTGCACAACTCGATGATATTCTCTCTTGTGCTTATGCATGTTATCGCATTTGGCATATTTGGGCTTAAGAAGCTACCCCTTGCCTCAGGCTTAATTGTGCCACTTCCAGTGCTTACTTTTCTGTTTAATGACTATTGTCGAAAGCGCTTTCTTCCTGTTTTCAACAATTTCTCTGCCGAG ACTTTGATAAAGAAAGATCGAGAAGATCTGAATGATCCAGCAATGGATGAGTTCTTTGACAAGCTCGTGACTGCATACCGTGATCCAGCATTGATGCCTATTCGTCGTTTGAATCTGAATGACGATCATAGTTCTCCCCTACTCTCATGA
- the LOC122006732 gene encoding CSC1-like protein HYP1 isoform X3 encodes MIVSALLTSVGINLGISVLFFALYSVLRKQPCNIKIYAPRLVAEGRAQAPGRFSIETLLPSAGWVRKAWQPTEEDLYNSCGLDGVVFDRIFSFSLKVFSLAAIIGVFVLLPVNYLGDHLRDIDFSDLPNKSLDLFTISNVNDGSNWLWCHFSAAYIITGVMCYLLYAEYKYISEKRIAYFSSSKPQPHHYTILVRDVPLHAGNSINDTVRAFFMEYHPSDYLSNIVVCRTSKLQGLITDAENIYRKLTHLKSIASSSRNQNRSGFFGLFGKRVDLVHNYSKKLEDIEQNVRLVQSDSRGEEVPAAFVSFKSRYGAAKALHIQQSVNPTEWVTEQAPEPHDVYWPFFSTSFMQRWISKTVVSQIVTGYLPSLILHLVAALIPPIMKLFSAMQGYIALSEIERSACNKMLLFTIWFLFFANVLTGSVTSQIQLLFDPKTIPLILAVSVPAQASFFIAYVVTSWTSLSWALNRTIPLISDLVTRHFSKSKDELDIPSIPYHSEIPRILLFVLLGLTYFLLAPMILPFILIFFCMGYIIYRNQLFDVYQPKYDTGGRFWPVVHNSMIFSLVLMHVIAFGIFGLKKLPLASGLIVPLPVLTFLFNDYCRKRFLPVFNNFSAETLIKKDREDLNDPAMDEFFDKLVTAYRDPALMPIRRLNLNDDHSSPLLS; translated from the exons ATGATCGTCTCGGCTCTTCTGACGTCGGTGGGGATCAATCTCGGAATCAGCGTCCTCTTCTTCGCCCTCTACTCCGTGCTCCGGAAGCAGCCGTGCAACATCAAAATCTACGCTCCTCGACTCGTCGCCGAGGGCCGTGCCCAAGCGCCCGGGCGATTTAGCATTGAAACCTTACTACCTTCGGCCGGTTGGGTTCGTAAGGCATGGCAACCCACCGAGGAAGACCTCTACAATTCGTGCGGCCTCGATGGAGTCGTCTTTGATCGAATCTTCAGTTTCAG CTTGAAGGTTTTTTCTCTTGCTGCAATCATAGGAGTATTTGTTCTCCTTCCCGTTAATTACTTGGGGGACCACCTTCGGGATATCGACTTTTCTGATCTTCCCAACAAATCTCTTGATCTGTTCACCATCTCAAATGTAAACGATGGCTCTAATTG GTTATGGTGTCATTTTTCTGCAGCTTACATAATAACAGGTGTCATGTGTTACCTTCTGTATGCT GAGTATAAATATATATCTGAGAAGAGAATTGCATACTTTAGTTCTTCAAAACCACAACCACATCATTATACCATTCTTGTTCGTGATGTCCCTTTACATGCTGGGAATTCTATAAATGACACTGTTCGGGCATTTTTTATGGAGTATCATCCATCAGATTACTTGTCTAATATCGTGGTTTGTCGAacgagcaagcttcaaggtctcata ACTGATGCGGAGAATATCTATAGGAAACTCACCCACCTGAAATCAATTGCCAGTTCCTCAAGAAATCAAAATCGTAGTGGCTTCTTTGGACTGTTTGGAAAACGTGTTGATCTTGTGCATAATTATTCGAAGAAATTGGAAGATATAGAACAAAATGTCAGATTAGTGCAATCAGATTCACGGGGAGAG gaaGTCCCTGCTGCCTTTGTTTCCTTCAAATCTCGTTATGGCGCAGCTAAAGCTCTTCACATTCAACAATCTGTCAATCCGACTGAATGGGTAACAGAACAAGCTCCTGAGCCTCACGATGTGTATTGGCCCTTTTTCTCTACATCATTCATGCAAAGATGGATTTCGAA AACTGTCGTCAGTCAGATTGTAACAGGTTATCTGCCTAGCCTCATCCTTCACTTGGTGGCAGCTCTTATACCGCCTATCATGAAGCTGTTCTCTGCAATGCAAGGATATATAGCCCTAAGTGAGATTGAGAGAAGTGCATGCAATAAAATGCTTTTGTTTACAATATGGTTCCTCTTTTTCGCAAATGTGCTCACTGGATCAGTTACAAGCCAAATACAGTTATTATTTGATCCAAAAACTATTCCTTTAATACTAGCTGTTTCTGTTCCTGCACAG GCTTCATTTTTCATTGCTTATGTGGTGACATCATGGACTAGCTTATCTTGGGCACTCAATCGCACGATCCCCCTTATCAGTGATCTCGTAACAAGACATTTTAGCAAGAGCAAGGATGAGCTTGACATACCATCGATCCCATACCACAGTGAAATACCAAGGATTCTATTATTTGTGCTCCTTGGCCTCACTTACTTCCTTTTAGCTCCAATGATATTGCCATTTATATTGATCTTCTTCTGCATGGGTTACATTATCTACAGGAATCAG CtatttgatgtgtatcaacctaAGTATGACACAGGTGGCAGGTTTTGGCCTGTGGTGCACAACTCGATGATATTCTCTCTTGTGCTTATGCATGTTATCGCATTTGGCATATTTGGGCTTAAGAAGCTACCCCTTGCCTCAGGCTTAATTGTGCCACTTCCAGTGCTTACTTTTCTGTTTAATGACTATTGTCGAAAGCGCTTTCTTCCTGTTTTCAACAATTTCTCTGCCGAG ACTTTGATAAAGAAAGATCGAGAAGATCTGAATGATCCAGCAATGGATGAGTTCTTTGACAAGCTCGTGACTGCATACCGTGATCCAGCATTGATGCCTATTCGTCGTTTGAATCTGAATGACGATCATAGTTCTCCCCTACTCTCATGA
- the LOC122006732 gene encoding CSC1-like protein HYP1 isoform X2, with protein MIVSALLTSVGINLGISVLFFALYSVLRKQPCNIKIYAPRLVAEGRAQAPGRFSIETLLPSAGWVRKAWQPTEEDLYNSCGLDGVVFDRIFSFSLKVFSLAAIIGVFVLLPVNYLGDHLRDIDFSDLPNKSLDLFTISNVNDGSNWLWCHFSAAYIITGVMCYLLYAEYKYISEKRIAYFSSSKPQPHHYTILVRDVPLHAGNSINDTVRAFFMEYHPSDYLSNIVVCRTSKLQGLITDAENIYRKLTHLKSIASSSRNQNRSGFFGLFGKRVDLVHNYSKKLEDIEQNVRLVQSDSRGEEVPAAFVSFKSRYGAAKALHIQQSVNPTEWVTEQAPEPHDVYWPFFSTSFMQRWISKLIILAASVLLIILFLLVVGIVQSLTYLEQLEALFPFLGKILKITVVSQIVTGYLPSLILHLVAALIPPIMKLFSAMQGYIALSEIERSACNKMLLFTIWFLFFANVLTGSVTSQIQLLFDPKTIPLILAVSVPAQASFFIAYVVTSWTSLSWALNRTIPLISDLVTRHFSKSKDELDIPSIPYHSEIPRILLFVLLGLTYFLLAPMILPFILIFFCMGYIIYRNQLFDVYQPKYDTGGRFWPVVHNSMIFSLVLMHVIAFGIFGLKKLPLASGLIVPLPVLTFLFNDYCRKRFLPVFNNFSAEVCLDFDKERSRRSE; from the exons ATGATCGTCTCGGCTCTTCTGACGTCGGTGGGGATCAATCTCGGAATCAGCGTCCTCTTCTTCGCCCTCTACTCCGTGCTCCGGAAGCAGCCGTGCAACATCAAAATCTACGCTCCTCGACTCGTCGCCGAGGGCCGTGCCCAAGCGCCCGGGCGATTTAGCATTGAAACCTTACTACCTTCGGCCGGTTGGGTTCGTAAGGCATGGCAACCCACCGAGGAAGACCTCTACAATTCGTGCGGCCTCGATGGAGTCGTCTTTGATCGAATCTTCAGTTTCAG CTTGAAGGTTTTTTCTCTTGCTGCAATCATAGGAGTATTTGTTCTCCTTCCCGTTAATTACTTGGGGGACCACCTTCGGGATATCGACTTTTCTGATCTTCCCAACAAATCTCTTGATCTGTTCACCATCTCAAATGTAAACGATGGCTCTAATTG GTTATGGTGTCATTTTTCTGCAGCTTACATAATAACAGGTGTCATGTGTTACCTTCTGTATGCT GAGTATAAATATATATCTGAGAAGAGAATTGCATACTTTAGTTCTTCAAAACCACAACCACATCATTATACCATTCTTGTTCGTGATGTCCCTTTACATGCTGGGAATTCTATAAATGACACTGTTCGGGCATTTTTTATGGAGTATCATCCATCAGATTACTTGTCTAATATCGTGGTTTGTCGAacgagcaagcttcaaggtctcata ACTGATGCGGAGAATATCTATAGGAAACTCACCCACCTGAAATCAATTGCCAGTTCCTCAAGAAATCAAAATCGTAGTGGCTTCTTTGGACTGTTTGGAAAACGTGTTGATCTTGTGCATAATTATTCGAAGAAATTGGAAGATATAGAACAAAATGTCAGATTAGTGCAATCAGATTCACGGGGAGAG gaaGTCCCTGCTGCCTTTGTTTCCTTCAAATCTCGTTATGGCGCAGCTAAAGCTCTTCACATTCAACAATCTGTCAATCCGACTGAATGGGTAACAGAACAAGCTCCTGAGCCTCACGATGTGTATTGGCCCTTTTTCTCTACATCATTCATGCAAAGATGGATTTCGAAGTTAATCATCCTTGCAGCATCTGTTCTATTAATAATTTTGTTCCTTTTAGTTGTTGGCATTGTTCAAAGTTTAACTTACTTGGAGCAATTGGAGGCTTTGTTTCCATTTTTGGGAAAAATATTGAAAAT AACTGTCGTCAGTCAGATTGTAACAGGTTATCTGCCTAGCCTCATCCTTCACTTGGTGGCAGCTCTTATACCGCCTATCATGAAGCTGTTCTCTGCAATGCAAGGATATATAGCCCTAAGTGAGATTGAGAGAAGTGCATGCAATAAAATGCTTTTGTTTACAATATGGTTCCTCTTTTTCGCAAATGTGCTCACTGGATCAGTTACAAGCCAAATACAGTTATTATTTGATCCAAAAACTATTCCTTTAATACTAGCTGTTTCTGTTCCTGCACAG GCTTCATTTTTCATTGCTTATGTGGTGACATCATGGACTAGCTTATCTTGGGCACTCAATCGCACGATCCCCCTTATCAGTGATCTCGTAACAAGACATTTTAGCAAGAGCAAGGATGAGCTTGACATACCATCGATCCCATACCACAGTGAAATACCAAGGATTCTATTATTTGTGCTCCTTGGCCTCACTTACTTCCTTTTAGCTCCAATGATATTGCCATTTATATTGATCTTCTTCTGCATGGGTTACATTATCTACAGGAATCAG CtatttgatgtgtatcaacctaAGTATGACACAGGTGGCAGGTTTTGGCCTGTGGTGCACAACTCGATGATATTCTCTCTTGTGCTTATGCATGTTATCGCATTTGGCATATTTGGGCTTAAGAAGCTACCCCTTGCCTCAGGCTTAATTGTGCCACTTCCAGTGCTTACTTTTCTGTTTAATGACTATTGTCGAAAGCGCTTTCTTCCTGTTTTCAACAATTTCTCTGCCGAGGTATGTTTAG ACTTTGATAAAGAAAGATCGAGAAGATCTGAATGA
- the LOC122006732 gene encoding CSC1-like protein HYP1 isoform X1: MIVSALLTSVGINLGISVLFFALYSVLRKQPCNIKIYAPRLVAEGRAQAPGRFSIETLLPSAGWVRKAWQPTEEDLYNSCGLDGVVFDRIFSFSLKVFSLAAIIGVFVLLPVNYLGDHLRDIDFSDLPNKSLDLFTISNVNDGSNWLWCHFSAAYIITGVMCYLLYAEYKYISEKRIAYFSSSKPQPHHYTILVRDVPLHAGNSINDTVRAFFMEYHPSDYLSNIVVCRTSKLQGLITDAENIYRKLTHLKSIASSSRNQNRSGFFGLFGKRVDLVHNYSKKLEDIEQNVRLVQSDSRGEEVPAAFVSFKSRYGAAKALHIQQSVNPTEWVTEQAPEPHDVYWPFFSTSFMQRWISKLIILAASVLLIILFLLVVGIVQSLTYLEQLEALFPFLGKILKITVVSQIVTGYLPSLILHLVAALIPPIMKLFSAMQGYIALSEIERSACNKMLLFTIWFLFFANVLTGSVTSQIQLLFDPKTIPLILAVSVPAQASFFIAYVVTSWTSLSWALNRTIPLISDLVTRHFSKSKDELDIPSIPYHSEIPRILLFVLLGLTYFLLAPMILPFILIFFCMGYIIYRNQLFDVYQPKYDTGGRFWPVVHNSMIFSLVLMHVIAFGIFGLKKLPLASGLIVPLPVLTFLFNDYCRKRFLPVFNNFSAETLIKKDREDLNDPAMDEFFDKLVTAYRDPALMPIRRLNLNDDHSSPLLS, encoded by the exons ATGATCGTCTCGGCTCTTCTGACGTCGGTGGGGATCAATCTCGGAATCAGCGTCCTCTTCTTCGCCCTCTACTCCGTGCTCCGGAAGCAGCCGTGCAACATCAAAATCTACGCTCCTCGACTCGTCGCCGAGGGCCGTGCCCAAGCGCCCGGGCGATTTAGCATTGAAACCTTACTACCTTCGGCCGGTTGGGTTCGTAAGGCATGGCAACCCACCGAGGAAGACCTCTACAATTCGTGCGGCCTCGATGGAGTCGTCTTTGATCGAATCTTCAGTTTCAG CTTGAAGGTTTTTTCTCTTGCTGCAATCATAGGAGTATTTGTTCTCCTTCCCGTTAATTACTTGGGGGACCACCTTCGGGATATCGACTTTTCTGATCTTCCCAACAAATCTCTTGATCTGTTCACCATCTCAAATGTAAACGATGGCTCTAATTG GTTATGGTGTCATTTTTCTGCAGCTTACATAATAACAGGTGTCATGTGTTACCTTCTGTATGCT GAGTATAAATATATATCTGAGAAGAGAATTGCATACTTTAGTTCTTCAAAACCACAACCACATCATTATACCATTCTTGTTCGTGATGTCCCTTTACATGCTGGGAATTCTATAAATGACACTGTTCGGGCATTTTTTATGGAGTATCATCCATCAGATTACTTGTCTAATATCGTGGTTTGTCGAacgagcaagcttcaaggtctcata ACTGATGCGGAGAATATCTATAGGAAACTCACCCACCTGAAATCAATTGCCAGTTCCTCAAGAAATCAAAATCGTAGTGGCTTCTTTGGACTGTTTGGAAAACGTGTTGATCTTGTGCATAATTATTCGAAGAAATTGGAAGATATAGAACAAAATGTCAGATTAGTGCAATCAGATTCACGGGGAGAG gaaGTCCCTGCTGCCTTTGTTTCCTTCAAATCTCGTTATGGCGCAGCTAAAGCTCTTCACATTCAACAATCTGTCAATCCGACTGAATGGGTAACAGAACAAGCTCCTGAGCCTCACGATGTGTATTGGCCCTTTTTCTCTACATCATTCATGCAAAGATGGATTTCGAAGTTAATCATCCTTGCAGCATCTGTTCTATTAATAATTTTGTTCCTTTTAGTTGTTGGCATTGTTCAAAGTTTAACTTACTTGGAGCAATTGGAGGCTTTGTTTCCATTTTTGGGAAAAATATTGAAAAT AACTGTCGTCAGTCAGATTGTAACAGGTTATCTGCCTAGCCTCATCCTTCACTTGGTGGCAGCTCTTATACCGCCTATCATGAAGCTGTTCTCTGCAATGCAAGGATATATAGCCCTAAGTGAGATTGAGAGAAGTGCATGCAATAAAATGCTTTTGTTTACAATATGGTTCCTCTTTTTCGCAAATGTGCTCACTGGATCAGTTACAAGCCAAATACAGTTATTATTTGATCCAAAAACTATTCCTTTAATACTAGCTGTTTCTGTTCCTGCACAG GCTTCATTTTTCATTGCTTATGTGGTGACATCATGGACTAGCTTATCTTGGGCACTCAATCGCACGATCCCCCTTATCAGTGATCTCGTAACAAGACATTTTAGCAAGAGCAAGGATGAGCTTGACATACCATCGATCCCATACCACAGTGAAATACCAAGGATTCTATTATTTGTGCTCCTTGGCCTCACTTACTTCCTTTTAGCTCCAATGATATTGCCATTTATATTGATCTTCTTCTGCATGGGTTACATTATCTACAGGAATCAG CtatttgatgtgtatcaacctaAGTATGACACAGGTGGCAGGTTTTGGCCTGTGGTGCACAACTCGATGATATTCTCTCTTGTGCTTATGCATGTTATCGCATTTGGCATATTTGGGCTTAAGAAGCTACCCCTTGCCTCAGGCTTAATTGTGCCACTTCCAGTGCTTACTTTTCTGTTTAATGACTATTGTCGAAAGCGCTTTCTTCCTGTTTTCAACAATTTCTCTGCCGAG ACTTTGATAAAGAAAGATCGAGAAGATCTGAATGATCCAGCAATGGATGAGTTCTTTGACAAGCTCGTGACTGCATACCGTGATCCAGCATTGATGCCTATTCGTCGTTTGAATCTGAATGACGATCATAGTTCTCCCCTACTCTCATGA